From the genome of Variovorax sp. RA8, one region includes:
- a CDS encoding plasmid stabilization protein produces MPRGDKSSYTDKQKRQAEHIEEGYEKRGLGEKEAERRAWATVNAETGGGKKSGSGRGKAENHAPSRKGGHKGGAASAGRTAAQRSASAKKAAATRKRNAAAH; encoded by the coding sequence ATGCCCAGAGGTGACAAATCGTCCTATACGGACAAGCAGAAACGTCAGGCCGAGCACATCGAGGAAGGCTATGAGAAGCGCGGCCTTGGCGAGAAGGAAGCCGAACGCCGCGCGTGGGCCACGGTGAACGCGGAGACCGGCGGCGGCAAGAAGAGCGGCTCCGGCCGCGGCAAGGCGGAGAACCATGCGCCCTCGCGCAAGGGCGGCCACAAGGGTGGCGCCGCCTCCGCGGGCCGCACCGCCGCGCAGCGCTCGGCCTCGGCCAAGAAGGCGGCTGCCACGCGCAAGCGAAACGCCGCCGCCCATTGA
- a CDS encoding ATP-dependent DNA helicase: MTTVPSSPPAVEPVPDAELVVSVKALCAFAARAGDLDLRFVPVPSAQEGVAGHRLVQGRRGAAYESELGLAARFGRLRVRGRADGYDPQGRRLEEIKTFRGDFEAIRANHRALHWAQARCYAWMLCEARGLESLEVALVYLDLGSDEEHAIAEAMTRQALREHFEALCRRYLAWAEQEAAHRAARDVAMDALAFPHAGFRPGQRELAQAVYRTAVAERCLLAQAPTGIGKTVATLFPLLKAGARQRIDKFIFLTAKTSGRAIALEGLRLLGGEAGRPLRVLELAAREKVCEHPDKSCHGDSCPLARGFYDRLPAARAEAVGAGWLDRAELRRIALAHAVCPYFLAQELARWCDAIVGDYNYYFDGSAFLWALGQEEGWRAALLVDEAHNLLDRARGMYSARLHAAALGAVRRQAPPLVKKALGKLQREWRRHQQTQVEPYRASDTIPPALARALQETVVTMGDHFAAQPQEAQGALQQCFFDLVQFARLADSFGEHSVFESTLEEDGGGEALAIRNLVPAPFLRGRFAGSLSSACFSGTLAPFSFYRDMLGLPDDTATLDVGSPFRSEQLTVRIAMDVSTRFRDRAGSLQRLVGLIAAQYTQQPGNYLAFFSSFDYLSSAFEALAARHPEVPAWAQARGMREAEREAFLARFAPGGRGVGFAVLGGAFGEGIDLPGDRLVGAFVASLGLPQHNPANERMRERMQALFGEGYAYTYVYPGLQKVVQAAGRVIRTEQDSGVLYLLDDRFAREDIRALLPAWWRVQPLFSASRRPLRLPASA; the protein is encoded by the coding sequence ATGACGACCGTTCCTTCCTCCCCGCCAGCCGTCGAGCCGGTGCCCGACGCCGAGCTCGTGGTCTCGGTCAAGGCCCTGTGCGCCTTCGCCGCGCGGGCCGGTGACCTGGACCTGCGCTTCGTGCCGGTGCCCAGCGCGCAGGAGGGCGTGGCAGGCCATCGGCTGGTGCAGGGGCGGCGTGGCGCGGCATACGAAAGCGAGCTGGGCCTCGCGGCGCGCTTCGGGCGCCTGCGGGTGCGCGGCCGGGCCGATGGCTACGATCCGCAGGGCCGCCGGCTGGAGGAGATCAAGACCTTCCGCGGCGACTTCGAGGCCATCCGCGCGAACCACCGCGCGCTGCACTGGGCCCAGGCACGCTGCTACGCATGGATGCTGTGCGAGGCGCGCGGCCTGGAAAGCCTCGAGGTGGCGCTGGTCTACCTGGACCTGGGCTCGGACGAAGAGCACGCGATCGCCGAGGCCATGACGCGCCAGGCCCTGCGCGAGCACTTCGAGGCGCTGTGCCGTCGCTACCTCGCCTGGGCCGAGCAGGAAGCCGCGCATCGCGCCGCGCGCGATGTGGCCATGGACGCACTGGCCTTCCCGCATGCGGGCTTCCGGCCCGGCCAGCGCGAATTGGCGCAGGCGGTCTACCGCACCGCCGTCGCCGAACGCTGCCTGCTGGCACAGGCGCCCACCGGCATCGGCAAGACGGTTGCCACCCTCTTCCCGCTGCTCAAGGCGGGGGCCAGGCAGCGCATCGACAAGTTCATCTTCCTCACGGCCAAGACCTCGGGCCGGGCGATTGCGCTGGAGGGCCTGCGCCTGCTGGGCGGCGAGGCCGGCCGCCCGCTGCGCGTGCTGGAGCTGGCTGCGCGCGAGAAGGTCTGCGAGCACCCGGACAAGAGCTGCCACGGCGACTCCTGCCCGCTGGCGCGCGGCTTCTACGACCGCCTGCCGGCCGCGCGCGCGGAGGCCGTGGGTGCGGGCTGGCTGGATCGCGCCGAGCTGCGGCGCATCGCGCTGGCGCATGCGGTCTGCCCCTATTTCCTCGCGCAGGAACTGGCGCGCTGGTGCGACGCCATCGTCGGCGACTACAACTACTATTTCGACGGCAGCGCCTTCCTGTGGGCGCTGGGCCAGGAGGAAGGCTGGCGCGCCGCGCTCCTGGTGGACGAGGCGCACAACCTGCTGGACCGGGCGCGCGGCATGTACAGCGCTCGTCTCCATGCGGCGGCCCTGGGCGCGGTTCGCCGCCAGGCGCCCCCGCTCGTCAAGAAGGCGCTGGGCAAGCTGCAGCGCGAGTGGCGGCGGCACCAGCAGACGCAAGTGGAGCCCTACCGCGCCTCGGACACCATTCCGCCCGCCTTGGCACGTGCGCTGCAGGAAACGGTGGTCACGATGGGCGACCACTTTGCCGCGCAGCCCCAGGAGGCACAAGGCGCGCTGCAGCAGTGCTTCTTCGACCTGGTGCAGTTCGCGCGGCTGGCGGATTCCTTCGGCGAGCACTCCGTCTTCGAGTCCACGCTGGAAGAAGACGGCGGCGGCGAGGCGCTGGCGATCCGCAACCTGGTGCCCGCGCCCTTCCTGCGCGGCCGCTTCGCCGGCAGCCTCAGCAGCGCCTGCTTCTCCGGGACGTTGGCGCCCTTTTCCTTCTACCGCGACATGCTCGGCCTGCCCGACGACACCGCCACGCTGGACGTGGGCTCGCCCTTTCGCAGCGAGCAGCTGACGGTGCGCATCGCGATGGATGTCTCGACCCGCTTTCGCGACCGCGCCGGTTCGCTGCAACGCCTGGTCGGCCTCATCGCCGCGCAGTACACGCAGCAACCCGGCAACTATCTCGCGTTCTTCAGCAGCTTCGACTACCTGTCCAGCGCCTTCGAGGCCCTGGCCGCGCGCCATCCCGAGGTGCCCGCCTGGGCCCAGGCCCGGGGCATGCGCGAGGCCGAGCGCGAGGCGTTCCTGGCGCGCTTCGCGCCAGGCGGGCGGGGGGTCGGTTTCGCAGTGTTGGGCGGGGCCTTCGGCGAGGGCATCGACCTGCCAGGCGACCGGCTGGTCGGCGCCTTCGTGGCCAGCCTGGGCCTGCCGCAGCACAACCCGGCCAACGAGCGCATGCGTGAACGCATGCAGGCGCTGTTCGGCGAGGGCTACGCCTACACCTATGTCTACCCGGGGCTGCAGAAGGTGGTGCAGGCAGCCGGGCGAGTCATACGCACCGAACAGGACTCGGGCGTGCTCTACCTGCTGGACGATCGCTTTGCGCGCGAGGACATCCGCGCGCTGCTGCCCGCCTGGTGGCGGGTGCAGCCGCTCTTCAGCGCTTCGCGTCGTCCTTTGCGCCTTCCTGCTTCGGCGTGA
- a CDS encoding CinA family protein, giving the protein MENTDGNGAGNAAAHYLQAHGLVLVTAESCTAGLIASRLASAPGAGQVLESAFVVYDPKAKHRCLGVKKATLERFNLTSEPVAVEMARGALSHSDANLAIANTGVADDTDAAVPAGTQCFAWAFRDGSRTQIFTETKRFPGERNEIREAAADYALQRIAHYHRRFKA; this is encoded by the coding sequence ATGGAGAACACCGACGGCAACGGCGCGGGCAACGCCGCGGCGCACTACCTGCAGGCGCACGGGCTGGTGCTGGTGACGGCCGAATCCTGCACCGCGGGACTGATCGCCTCGCGCCTGGCCTCGGCACCGGGCGCGGGCCAGGTGCTGGAGTCGGCCTTCGTGGTCTACGACCCCAAGGCGAAGCACCGCTGCCTGGGCGTGAAGAAGGCGACGCTGGAACGCTTCAACCTCACCAGCGAACCCGTGGCGGTGGAGATGGCGCGCGGCGCCCTCTCGCACAGCGACGCCAACCTGGCGATCGCCAACACCGGCGTGGCCGACGACACCGACGCCGCCGTTCCGGCCGGCACGCAGTGTTTCGCCTGGGCGTTCCGCGACGGCAGCCGCACGCAGATCTTCACCGAGACGAAGCGCTTTCCCGGCGAACGCAACGAGATCCGCGAAGCCGCGGCAGACTACGCGCTGCAGCGCATTGCCCACTACCACCGGCGCTTCAAGGCGTGA